A window of the Schlesneria paludicola DSM 18645 genome harbors these coding sequences:
- a CDS encoding sugar ABC transporter substrate-binding protein: MTSRRDFLEKLTIGSTAAMGAALAGCAGPGVSTESGAKPLRAAFSNAGLQSTWCELGKRTAELWGKLLNVEIEWFDGEMDPARQRDKIDSLTNRDWDFCCFQAVQIDSLAEPCLRLKERGIPVISMDTLLVSMDKMRSTGVWCEVTPDHVEMAEKSVGYLMEKIGGQGKVIHIGGLDGHSGAQGRRQGFENVLKRFPNVEVLGGGVRWCDWKPEKARNTFEALLQQETTPIAGAFFHSDDMALGSIPALKGTVHEKMVVVAVDGQKDGLNAIKNGVLAASAVNPVCRIHQTALIVGQFIVRNKEPIESVPSEIITPGPLVTADNPRALEAMYYLADPAHCLV; this comes from the coding sequence ATGACTTCACGACGTGATTTTCTTGAGAAACTGACGATCGGTTCGACGGCTGCCATGGGAGCCGCGCTTGCAGGCTGCGCCGGGCCTGGTGTGTCGACAGAGTCTGGGGCAAAGCCGCTTCGCGCGGCATTTTCCAATGCCGGACTGCAGAGTACCTGGTGCGAACTGGGGAAACGCACGGCGGAACTGTGGGGAAAGCTGCTGAATGTCGAGATCGAATGGTTTGATGGAGAAATGGACCCGGCGCGGCAACGCGACAAGATCGATTCGTTGACCAATCGCGACTGGGACTTCTGCTGTTTTCAGGCGGTGCAGATTGACTCGTTGGCGGAACCCTGCTTGCGACTGAAAGAGCGTGGTATTCCCGTCATTTCGATGGATACCCTGTTGGTGAGCATGGATAAAATGCGTTCGACAGGTGTCTGGTGCGAAGTGACGCCCGATCATGTTGAGATGGCAGAGAAGAGTGTTGGCTATCTGATGGAGAAAATTGGCGGGCAGGGAAAGGTGATTCACATTGGCGGGTTGGATGGTCACAGCGGCGCGCAGGGGCGACGCCAAGGGTTCGAGAATGTCTTGAAGCGTTTTCCGAATGTAGAGGTGCTGGGCGGCGGAGTCCGCTGGTGCGACTGGAAGCCCGAGAAAGCGCGTAATACCTTCGAGGCATTGCTACAGCAAGAGACGACGCCCATTGCGGGAGCCTTCTTTCATAGTGACGACATGGCACTAGGATCGATTCCGGCCCTGAAGGGAACCGTTCACGAGAAGATGGTTGTTGTCGCCGTTGACGGTCAAAAAGACGGATTGAACGCCATCAAGAACGGCGTGCTTGCCGCGTCGGCCGTGAATCCCGTCTGTCGGATTCATCAGACGGCGTTGATCGTCGGGCAGTTCATCGTGCGAAACAAAGAGCCGATTGAATCCGTACCGAGCGAAATCATTACGCCGGGGCCATTGGTCACCGCGGACAACCCTCGCGCCCTTGAGGCCATGTACTACCTGGCTGACCCGGCTCACTGCCTTGTTTGA